One window of Cohnella hashimotonis genomic DNA carries:
- a CDS encoding MORN repeat-containing protein: MIETILKPFIKPIQRKIMRPLKQSAKLPKIVLRWLIQWARSVLGSGLRSLDNYWKIGSYYIAKKLVVLIVLIGLAIAYFGFINPPAFVDRWFSRTPTMAASAALEKGYTGNAKIVDSAGNLVYAGPLASGQFSGVGKLYGDGGKLVYFGDFEKGVRAGSGEAYAADGTLLYRGEFAADAYNGAGTLYSPDGSVKYEGGFASGKYEGDGTLYAAKDKPLYTGAFVQGLYEGAGKLYGDDGKPVYEGAFAGGLYAGAGKLYKGGTLFYEGLFAGGLPSGEGTEYAASGAPVYKGGFERGRYQGTGSLLSEQGTALYTGSFVAGQRDGEGEAFNADGTPLYKGTFRADQYQGFGSLLDANGTVVYKGLFSAGQADPAGFLAMAAATLQEKLGAPDAPAAGTDAGTDAEPDAGTDEGAAAPGTDGAAESAAGTGGDAAAGANGGTAASEGAGSGSAGAANGSGSGSGGGTGSGASAGGGESGATAGASGGAASGAGVGGGEGSAATGANAGADAGTSSDRDTGAGSGTGSGTGSGSNDDTGTGASSRQQSAVTNTAAIAGSSEKAFSKANKVIALSKSGSGTAASSSTASNSVNAIGNAGSDKASTNVVSPSTDGLSEEPGADSALAAPIELVYSGVQFSFKLESDPDNPEAYAVTLVRTWNKYVLTTLLDRLQKAAIKGVKTESNGKLYTMSYEWNGYLYNFNYNNDKPVRLTIGPFQV; this comes from the coding sequence ATGATCGAAACGATACTTAAACCGTTTATCAAGCCGATCCAACGAAAAATCATGCGGCCGCTCAAGCAGTCCGCGAAGCTCCCGAAGATTGTGCTCAGGTGGCTTATTCAATGGGCCCGGAGCGTGCTCGGCAGCGGACTGCGGTCGCTGGACAACTATTGGAAGATCGGAAGCTATTATATCGCCAAAAAACTCGTCGTGCTGATCGTGCTCATCGGCCTGGCGATCGCCTACTTCGGGTTCATCAATCCGCCTGCGTTCGTAGATCGGTGGTTTTCGCGCACGCCTACGATGGCAGCTTCGGCCGCACTTGAAAAGGGCTATACCGGCAATGCCAAAATCGTGGACAGCGCAGGCAACCTTGTTTACGCCGGCCCCCTTGCCAGCGGCCAGTTCAGCGGGGTTGGCAAGCTGTACGGCGACGGCGGCAAGCTTGTCTACTTCGGCGACTTCGAAAAAGGCGTTCGCGCCGGCTCGGGCGAAGCCTATGCGGCTGACGGCACGCTGCTGTACCGCGGCGAATTCGCGGCCGACGCATACAATGGCGCGGGCACGCTTTATTCGCCGGACGGCAGCGTCAAGTACGAAGGAGGCTTTGCGTCCGGCAAGTACGAAGGCGACGGCACGCTTTACGCCGCCAAGGACAAGCCGCTTTATACCGGCGCCTTTGTCCAAGGGTTATATGAAGGCGCAGGCAAGCTTTACGGCGACGACGGCAAGCCCGTCTACGAAGGCGCCTTTGCGGGCGGTCTTTACGCAGGCGCGGGCAAGCTTTACAAAGGCGGTACGCTTTTTTACGAAGGCTTGTTTGCAGGCGGGCTGCCGTCAGGCGAAGGAACCGAATACGCGGCTTCGGGCGCGCCTGTCTACAAGGGCGGGTTCGAGCGCGGGCGATACCAGGGAACCGGTTCACTGTTAAGCGAGCAAGGCACCGCGTTATATACCGGCAGCTTTGTGGCCGGCCAGCGCGACGGCGAAGGCGAGGCGTTTAACGCGGACGGGACCCCGTTATACAAAGGCACGTTCCGGGCCGACCAATACCAGGGCTTCGGCTCGCTGCTCGACGCGAACGGCACCGTCGTCTACAAAGGGCTGTTCAGCGCAGGTCAAGCGGATCCGGCGGGCTTCCTGGCGATGGCTGCGGCAACGCTGCAGGAGAAGCTCGGGGCGCCGGATGCGCCCGCGGCAGGGACGGATGCCGGGACGGACGCCGAGCCCGATGCCGGGACCGATGAAGGAGCCGCAGCGCCCGGTACGGATGGCGCCGCAGAGTCTGCCGCAGGCACGGGCGGAGACGCAGCTGCCGGGGCGAACGGCGGTACTGCTGCCAGCGAAGGCGCAGGCTCCGGCTCGGCCGGAGCCGCGAATGGTTCTGGCTCCGGGTCCGGCGGCGGAACTGGCTCAGGTGCAAGCGCTGGAGGCGGCGAAAGCGGCGCGACTGCCGGGGCGAGCGGCGGTGCCGCTTCAGGCGCAGGCGTCGGGGGCGGCGAAGGCAGCGCCGCAACCGGCGCGAACGCCGGTGCGGATGCGGGTACGAGTTCCGATAGGGATACCGGCGCCGGTTCCGGTACTGGCAGCGGAACAGGTTCCGGCTCCAACGACGACACGGGAACAGGCGCGAGCAGCAGGCAGCAAAGCGCCGTTACAAATACAGCTGCAATTGCCGGATCGAGCGAAAAAGCATTCTCTAAGGCGAATAAAGTCATCGCGCTTTCCAAGTCCGGCAGTGGGACTGCTGCCAGCAGCTCAACCGCAAGCAACAGTGTCAATGCCATCGGAAATGCGGGCAGCGACAAGGCTTCGACCAACGTTGTTTCCCCCTCGACCGACGGCTTAAGCGAAGAGCCGGGAGCCGATTCTGCGCTCGCGGCTCCGATCGAACTCGTCTACAGTGGCGTCCAATTCAGCTTTAAGCTGGAGTCCGATCCCGACAATCCCGAGGCTTATGCCGTCACGCTCGTGCGCACGTGGAACAAATACGTTTTGACGACGCTTCTCGATCGTCTGCAAAAAGCGGCCATAAAAGGCGTTAAAACCGAGAGCAACGGCAAGCTATACACGATGTCCTACGAATGGAACGGCTATCTGTATAACTTCAATTACAACAACGACAAACCCGTTCGATTGACCATCGGTCCCTTTCAGGTTTAA
- a CDS encoding DUF4280 domain-containing protein, whose translation MGQLVCGGATMQCSFGAAPSVLNVLPANRTMTAMPIANIMDNKPFVNIMPFGMCNSLANPVVASATAAAFGVLTPMPCMPVTAAPWAPGSPTVMVGNMPSLNNSSKCMCSYGGVIQVTSPGQFTIQVP comes from the coding sequence GTGGGACAACTAGTGTGCGGCGGAGCGACGATGCAATGCTCGTTTGGGGCTGCCCCCTCTGTATTAAATGTGCTTCCGGCCAATCGGACGATGACCGCCATGCCGATCGCCAACATAATGGATAATAAGCCGTTTGTAAACATCATGCCGTTCGGCATGTGCAATTCATTGGCCAATCCCGTCGTCGCTTCGGCGACCGCCGCGGCGTTCGGCGTCCTGACGCCGATGCCTTGCATGCCCGTGACAGCCGCTCCTTGGGCGCCCGGCTCTCCGACCGTAATGGTCGGCAATATGCCTTCCCTGAACAACTCCTCCAAGTGCATGTGCAGCTACGGCGGCGTCATCCAGGTAACCTCGCCCGGCCAATTTACGATACAGGTGCCCTAA
- a CDS encoding HAMP domain-containing protein — MKKLAVLLLLASLIMSGWSGFVLVERADRSEAPWKSSESLQNLSLAAPGDGSLAVVSDSKQKIKQLDVDGTLLGQMTYAGAERGARADFNEAVADEDGRIYALVTVLDSYGLYVQSERIVRYDRSGNSGHVLYERKGDGKSKRIGHIEGLQLTGGSLYFYEADADKLQLRRIVLPEKAPETVFAFTLPKDRYLSEITGTEPGQIYYTTRRGSIYQVSPEGVSTKLYPDNTRAADAKNFPELVMLRKDGSLMFVDRLVNAVTTFEPLAPAQTKTVLDDAALQRIAPGLDSYEIMDIKQTSAGYAIVLNDRILLMSADFAPAGQISKVGFDSKTLWDRRLLWGAFWLGLLLLVFSVRFFHIHVLDRRTSLFLKQVLATVPAILIAMILLSNFIYNSFSTRMESQMQRELALLARNGQNLIDGDRLARLHSPTDYRNEDYTAIRAKMNFLFEGEDSEQRQGLYSTLYKYEGDRIYIVMDDDDGVNMFKPFEKNEVNEAVLSQGVVRTGQWEDAEGKWLYAIGPVYDSAGRIVGVYETGRDLSVLHRENRKIYYNIIENILMITAGLVVLVVIVTFVLLSPIRKLRRSVMAMANGDWDTEVKLRNRDEVGDLGVQFNRMARYIRQHIADITSFSEASYRFVPQQFFNSLGKKGILDIRLGDQIQKNMAVMVANLREFRQLSKTLSPKENFDFMNSFLRRFGPIVRQEDGLISKYLGAGFMALFPGYAEEAIRAAVAIRRELLVYNQHRRSSGYATVDIGIAIHKGPLMLGIIGEERRWEGNVISDDVQRTTMLEQISEIVGCCIVVTRDYYEQLRSPERFMHRSLGRIRLESSDEAMELIDVYEGDPEQQRAAKERTKALFERGLALCQAGRFYDARETFVEVIKQNRMDRAAKLYFYLCDEYYQKGAGAGWNGTLAV; from the coding sequence ATGAAAAAACTAGCTGTACTGCTGTTGCTGGCATCCCTTATCATGTCCGGCTGGTCCGGCTTCGTGCTTGTGGAGCGCGCGGACCGGAGCGAGGCGCCGTGGAAATCGTCGGAGAGTCTGCAAAATTTGTCGCTGGCCGCTCCCGGCGACGGCTCGCTTGCCGTGGTGAGCGATTCCAAGCAGAAAATCAAGCAGCTTGACGTTGACGGAACGCTGCTTGGGCAGATGACTTATGCGGGTGCCGAACGCGGCGCGCGCGCCGACTTTAATGAAGCGGTAGCAGACGAAGACGGCCGTATCTATGCGCTGGTGACGGTGCTCGACTCTTACGGTCTGTACGTGCAGAGCGAGCGCATCGTCCGTTACGACCGCAGCGGGAATTCCGGCCATGTGCTCTATGAGCGCAAAGGCGACGGTAAGAGCAAGCGGATCGGACACATCGAAGGCTTGCAGCTGACCGGCGGCTCACTGTATTTCTACGAAGCGGATGCCGACAAGCTGCAACTGAGGCGCATCGTATTGCCGGAGAAGGCGCCAGAGACCGTGTTTGCGTTCACGCTCCCCAAGGATCGTTATTTATCGGAGATTACGGGCACGGAGCCCGGACAAATCTATTATACGACGCGCAGGGGCAGCATCTATCAGGTATCCCCGGAGGGCGTCAGCACCAAGCTGTATCCGGACAATACGAGAGCCGCCGACGCTAAAAATTTCCCCGAGTTGGTCATGCTTCGCAAGGACGGCTCCCTCATGTTCGTCGACCGGCTTGTCAATGCGGTGACGACGTTCGAACCGCTTGCGCCTGCCCAGACCAAGACGGTGCTGGACGATGCCGCGCTGCAGCGTATCGCGCCGGGGTTGGACAGCTACGAAATCATGGATATCAAACAGACGTCCGCGGGCTACGCCATCGTGCTTAACGATCGGATCTTGCTCATGTCGGCAGACTTCGCGCCTGCGGGCCAAATCTCGAAGGTCGGATTCGACAGCAAGACGCTTTGGGACCGCCGCCTGCTGTGGGGCGCCTTTTGGCTCGGCTTGCTTCTGCTTGTGTTCTCCGTCCGTTTCTTCCATATTCACGTGCTCGATCGTCGTACCTCCCTTTTTCTGAAGCAGGTGCTTGCCACCGTACCCGCGATCCTGATTGCGATGATCCTTCTTTCCAACTTCATTTATAACAGCTTCTCCACACGGATGGAGTCGCAGATGCAGCGAGAGCTCGCGCTCCTCGCGCGCAACGGCCAGAATCTGATCGACGGCGACCGGCTGGCCAGGCTGCATTCGCCTACCGACTACCGCAACGAGGACTATACGGCCATTCGCGCGAAAATGAATTTCCTGTTCGAAGGCGAGGACAGCGAGCAGCGGCAAGGCTTGTACAGCACCTTGTATAAGTATGAAGGCGATCGGATTTATATCGTCATGGACGACGACGACGGCGTCAATATGTTCAAGCCGTTCGAGAAGAACGAAGTAAACGAAGCCGTGCTGAGCCAAGGCGTCGTCCGCACCGGGCAGTGGGAAGACGCCGAGGGGAAATGGCTGTATGCGATCGGCCCGGTCTACGACAGCGCAGGCCGGATCGTCGGCGTTTACGAGACCGGACGGGATCTTAGCGTGCTCCATCGCGAGAACCGGAAAATCTACTACAACATCATTGAAAATATATTGATGATTACGGCCGGCCTGGTCGTGCTGGTCGTGATCGTGACATTCGTGCTGCTGTCGCCGATCCGCAAGCTGAGACGAAGCGTCATGGCCATGGCAAACGGCGATTGGGACACGGAGGTCAAGCTGCGCAACCGCGACGAAGTCGGGGATCTTGGCGTGCAGTTCAATCGAATGGCCCGCTACATCCGGCAGCATATCGCCGACATTACTTCCTTCAGCGAGGCGTCTTACCGTTTCGTGCCGCAGCAGTTTTTTAATTCGCTCGGCAAAAAAGGTATCCTCGACATCCGGCTCGGCGACCAGATTCAGAAAAACATGGCGGTTATGGTCGCCAACCTGCGCGAATTCAGGCAGCTGTCCAAGACGCTAAGTCCAAAGGAAAACTTCGATTTCATGAATTCCTTTCTCCGGCGCTTCGGGCCGATCGTGCGGCAGGAGGACGGTCTGATCAGCAAATATTTGGGCGCGGGCTTTATGGCGCTGTTTCCCGGGTATGCGGAGGAGGCGATCCGGGCGGCCGTAGCGATCCGCCGCGAGCTGCTCGTCTACAATCAGCATCGACGCAGTTCCGGCTACGCGACGGTCGACATCGGCATCGCGATTCACAAGGGGCCGCTAATGCTAGGCATCATCGGCGAGGAGCGCCGCTGGGAGGGCAATGTCATCTCCGACGACGTCCAGCGCACGACGATGCTCGAGCAGATCTCGGAGATCGTCGGCTGCTGCATCGTCGTCACGCGCGATTATTACGAGCAGCTGCGTTCGCCGGAGCGCTTCATGCACCGATCGCTCGGCCGCATCAGGCTGGAGAGCAGCGACGAGGCGATGGAGCTGATCGACGTATACGAAGGCGACCCGGAGCAGCAGCGCGCTGCCAAGGAGCGGACGAAGGCATTGTTCGAACGCGGGCTGGCGCTGTGCCAGGCGGGGCGGTTCTACGATGCCCGCGAGACGTTCGTCGAAGTGATCAAGCAGAACCGGATGGACAGAGCCGCGAAGCTCTACTTCTACTTGTGCGACGAATATTATCAGAAAGGCGCGGGCGCTGGCTGGAACGGCACGCTCGCCGTCTGA
- a CDS encoding GNAT family N-acetyltransferase, protein MAILELVVRRIDTREAADAVVAFLISPQAFDDERPTPGEEEHFRTLPYLALEGKTVYWYMTDSAGEIVAVTGVAPNEQRTGGYTWDYLVVRKDYRRGGAALRLAGAMLEYMREQGARYLVTYTCDLPVYAGVRRLFDRLGFTLNGRLPDYYFDGEDRLVYFLDLRNPSLPETQQ, encoded by the coding sequence TTGGCTATTCTAGAATTGGTCGTTCGCCGCATCGATACGCGAGAGGCTGCGGATGCGGTGGTCGCTTTCCTCATCTCGCCTCAGGCATTCGACGACGAGCGACCGACGCCCGGCGAAGAAGAGCATTTTCGCACGCTGCCTTATTTGGCGCTGGAGGGCAAGACCGTCTACTGGTATATGACGGACAGCGCAGGGGAGATCGTCGCCGTTACGGGCGTCGCGCCGAACGAGCAGCGAACGGGCGGCTACACCTGGGATTATCTTGTCGTTCGCAAGGATTACCGGCGCGGCGGCGCGGCTTTGCGTCTGGCGGGCGCCATGCTCGAGTATATGCGCGAGCAAGGTGCGCGTTATTTGGTTACATACACTTGCGATTTGCCGGTATACGCTGGCGTGCGGCGTTTGTTCGACCGGCTCGGCTTTACGCTGAATGGGCGGCTGCCGGATTATTACTTTGACGGCGAGGACAGGCTGGTCTAT